From a region of the Alosa sapidissima isolate fAloSap1 chromosome 9, fAloSap1.pri, whole genome shotgun sequence genome:
- the mis18a gene encoding protein Mis18-alpha: MGDDYLSASVSAVGEATYTLAGEEDGDAPAVFFCVKCRLPLGDSFSWSGTDEQQNHILLRRVSNNVAVGREPLFAGKYKKMGCVIRTLSCLGCSSPIGIMYVSTPKELDHRRSLFSMDVARIDSYVVGSSTQQRATLSSEKTPVTLEYREGVQQQLNEVKALTVAIGQRLSEIEANLQNKSV; encoded by the exons ATGGGTGACGATTACCTATCGGCGTCCGTGTCCGCGGTGGGAGAGGCTACGTACACACTGGCCGGAGAGGAGGACGGCGACGCGCCAGCCGTCTTCTTCTGCGTGAAGTGCAGACTGCCCCTGGGCGATTCTTTCTCGTGGTCCGGGACGGACGAGCAGCAGAACCACATACTGCTACGGA gaGTCAGCAACAACGTGGCCGTCGGCCGGGAGCCTCTCTTCGCTGGAAAGTACAAGAAGATGGGCTG TGTGATCCGGACCCTGAGCTGTCTCGGCTGTTCCTCGCCGATCGGAATCATGTACGTGTCGACGCCCAAGGAACTGGACCATCGGCGGTCTCTCTTCAGCATGGACGTGGCCAGAATCGAcag CTATGTAGTGGGGTCCTCCACCCAACAGAGGGCGACGTTGAGCTCCGAGAAGACGCCTGTTACCCTTGAGTACAGAGAGGGCGTTCAACAGCAGCTCAATGAG GTGAAGGCTCTAACCGTGGCGATAGGACAGAGGCTGTCTGAGATCGAGGCCAACCTGCAGAACAAGTCCGTATGA